The nucleotide sequence GGTGACGCCTTGTTTAGCAGTAAATATTATTGTTCTTTGGAACAAAAGAGTCGGGAGGAGGACTCAACCAGTGAAGAAAGCTCAGTTTGTGACCAAGACAAAGCAATTTCTTTGCACCTATCTCAGGTGAGATCCTTTGCATTCTGTGGGGATGTTGGAAGGATCCCTGATCTTTATCACTTCAAACTTGTACGGGTGCTAGATCTTAGTGATGTCAAGCGCTTGCACAACAAACAACTGGGAAGCATTGGAAGTTTGTCTCTGCTGAGGTACTTGGCACTTGGCGGGGCCGATGTCACAGAGCTGCCTCAACAAATTATGGAACTTGACCACCTGTCTACCTTAGATTTAAGGCAGACTGAGGTAAATGAATTACCAGAATTTAAGGGCACGGGCAAGTTGGCGTGTTTGCTTGCAAATGGTCTCACAATACGGGGACAGGGAGGAGGAATGGGGGAAATGGAAAAATTGGAGGAACTATCAACGGTCTGTCTGGGTGGTGATGGCTCACTTGCTGACAATGTGGCAGGGCTTGTTAGAAAGTTGATGCGGCTGCGGATGCTTGGGGTGAGATTTAGGATTACGTATAATAATACTGCAGAAGAAGCGGAACGGCAGGGCATCAAGCATTTGGTGGAGGAGGTGGGGAAATCAAACTTGCAGTTCCTTTTCCTTGATGAATACCCTCATCGTCTGCTCGACTTACTTGTTGACTGCTGGAGCCATGTAAGGCCACGTTACCTGCGGAAATTTGAGCTAAGATTGGACTGGCTATTGTGCCCCCTAAAAGTCCCACAGGAGATCTCTTTCCTTGTTGACCTCACTCACTTGCATATCGGAGTTTCAATAGTAGATGCAGAAGGTGTCAGCGCCCTCGGGGGGCTGCCAAAGTTAGTCCTCCTAAAATTTCATTCACTGCGGCCACAACATGTATATGGCCTCACCGGTGAACCACAAAGGTGACTAAAGTGTTTTCTTTATCGCATGCATTGCATTTTTCTAGGCAAATGCTTAGTTAATTAGCTTAGTGACTGACTGTACGTATTCATGCATATTGCAGCCCAGCAAGGTTGTCCGTGAGCAGCAAGGATGGCTTTCAGCGCCTCAAGGTGTTCTGGTACGTCTGCGAGCATGGCGCTTGGACAGGGCTGCAGTTTGAAGAAGGCTCCATGCCGCACCTCCGAAGGCTTCTCATTGACTTCCAGTCATCGGAGGATACAGATCACTTTGTGCTTGGTATCCAGCATTTCTCTTGTCTTGTGCAGGTCCGTGCCACCATCTACTGTGAGCCTACTTCAACAACAGTTTCTGCCGCGGAGACCCACATCAGAGACCAAGTGTCTCAGAACCCCAACAATCCCCTACTGGAATTCAACAGAAAGCGTCGAGGCCGTTTGGTGAGGCGTCTAGGGCCGCTCTCTAATGTGAAGGAGCAGCCATCGGCGGTGATTAAGATCCGCAGCCTGGATGACTGGACCATGATGATCGAGCAGGACAACAAGCTGCTCGTGATTGAGTTCACCGCGAGCTGGTGCGGGGCATCCAGCATCATAGCTCCCTTCTTTGCTCATCTCGCCAACAGGTTTCCAGATGCCATTTTTCTCGaggttgatattgatgatatgaagTATATTGCCGAGGCATACGAAGTTGATGGTGCGCCGATGTTCCTGTTCATGAACAAGCGAGAGGTTAAGGACACGCTTCGTGGCGCACACAAGGAAGAGCTGCTTGAGAAGATTCAGCTGCAGATGGCCCGGCTTGTGGACAAATGATACGGCGCTTGCTCGCCCCGGCATTCATATACTTGGTCGCCGGCCGTATCATGCATCCGGCGTACACTGTTCCGTGAGCTGATTTGATCCTTTCTTTCGCTTGTTTGATTTGGATTTCATCTTTAGGACAAATTATTGCCTAATGAGGCCATTTGATTCCTTACAATGTGTGTCAGTCAGACAGCAATAATGATTAATAGTCCTAATAATACTGTAAGCACCGACATTGTTTGTGTCTGTGGCATATTAAGGCCTCCTCTATGCTACGTATAAACCGTCGTGCATATGTTGTACTGCTATTTGCTCAACAACCCACCCACCCCCCTAAAAAAAGAAAGAATGCAGATATATCTGAATATGTACAGAATTCGCCCCTCGCTCATATACATCTGTTTTGTAGCTAAATTTCCTGAAAGATTTATTACGGTTCATCTGATATATATCTCGCTCATATGCATCTGTACAGACTTGGATAAGAAGCCTCAAATGCAGTTTTCGTAACCGTAATGAGCACTATACAACATCTCTTCTCTGACTGTTTTCTAGCTAAAACTATTTGGCATGTTGTGTAGATCGCCCTAGGCATCAATAAACCGTAGTGATCGGttgcgagggttttcttttttgacGAAACAACCATTAGCGGGTTATTTATTGCCAAAGAACGGCCGAACAGAATTCGACCGTGAAAGAAGTGGCCCGTTTATAAGGGAAACTGGGCCGAAAACCGAAcagagaaaaaacacaaaaaaaaacacCAGAGCTAGGAGGTAGGGTTATGAGGTCTAGAAAATTAGCAAGAAAAAACAACCTAAGAAATATCATCTGATCCAGAAACGAGAGTACCCAAACCCAAAGTCACTACATGGTGCATCTCAAATACGACCTGCACAACAGAAAGTTGCAGCCTAGGACGAGCTACGCGGTACCCGTTATCCAGACCGTTCCCTCGCGTCGTGATCCGTGCGTTGTTTGACCGACAACGCATGTGCATGTCCACTGTGTAGGTATTGTTTTCTCAATGATTAACAGATGTTTGTCCACACGCATGGGAGAGCTTCTGCATGCATGgatgagacttgcctgctcccctcccgtgtgcccatccgtgctctcgcatacgtggcttgatttaattggaacaaaataaggcccggccccacccccttaaaatcagggggggatgattagattagaaagaaaaaagaaaaaaagacagtCGTTGGATGAGGTGGGAGCACGGATGGAAACacgggaagggagcaggcaagcccgATCCGATGCGATGTGAGAGACCGCACAACAGTGGAGCGGCATGCATGTGAAGGAGCTTCCTGTTTTTATAGCTGCATGCATGTGAGGTGTTGGCCTGTTGCTGTGTGAAAAATGAAAGAAAGAGAGAGGTGAGAGAGGCGTTGTGTGACACTGACATGGTTTTTTTTTGTGGAGAGTGACAGTGACTTGGCTGTAATTACATAAATGATTCCTGCTGTTCTATATCACTGACAGGATTGGAAGTTAGCATGGCAATCTAGTGGATCTGTTAAAAAAAATAGTCTTCATGGCTCGGCATAAAAAAGTTGAATCCACGAGTCACACATCGATGGTGGGACAAAAGCATGGGGCTTGTTTGACAGGCCCATGTCACATCATGTCAGCTACAGTACCGCGGCCATTAGAGGTATTCCCGTGCCAGACTATGACGCATTTACCTCATGACACAGCTGCTAATTCAGCACAGATCCACATGCACCAAAGCCCACAGTGGACGCCTATGATAGTGGGTACCGGGTAGCTCACTCCACCCTCGAAAAGCTCCTTAggttgtgaacagagggagtatgtataTAGTACTGGAAAAGTAGCTAGTCGATGGTGACCCGTGTAAAGAAACTCAGGTATCGGGCTGGCAAAGAAGACAACAGCCTCGTGGGCATATAGAAGTATGAAAGATTTTCCACCATTGAGGAACAATATTTAAATGTGCTTACTTAGTTACTTTTCTTGAGGGTAAATCCTTCATGCAAGTAAAGGAAAACACCATCATTTCTTCTTGTTGTTGCAATGTAACTGAATTAGTAGAGACACGGTTGCTACAAAGAATAATTTATAGTTttgctattattattattattattattattattattattattattattattattattattattattaactttcttatttttttcattgttGGCAACAATTTTTTACTCTGCATACCCATGTTGAAAGTCTTGGCTCCGCCACTAATTGTAGCATGAAGTAGAGTTCATGGATGCAAACATAGAAGGGCTCGATGACGTTTTACCCAGATTCAGATAGTTAGGCCATATCCTACTCCATGTTAGTGGAGGCTTCAAATCACGAAGACCATAAGACCATAAATGGTCAACCAAGTGCAAGGCAACCTATTCCTCCATGGCTTATGGACCACAAAGGTGAAGCCGCACTTGAGGTAGATTTTCATGAAGTAGGGAATCTTCATTTCTAAACTCTTGATTCATTAACAATGTAATGGTTGAAGGCTCTTGAGTGACTCCTAACCATCTAGCAAGCGCACACCATCCAAGAGTAACAAGTAAAGCAAAATCACTTGCTTGAAATCCACAAAGATCTCCACTCTCAACAACCCACACTgctacagcgaggtgctatacaaacagtttttaacgtCTTTTCGCGATGATGTTTTAAACCGTCGCCAATTGAGTGACTGCGAcaggtgtccttcccacacgatcctgaaactgtcggggatagggagtcttgatgcatacagttgtcgcTATAAAACTGTTTCTGATATCTTGAATATCCGAAATGCTTCATCGTTGcaactcgtttgtgcttgcattgccatcgcactcggtattctatggtgctacgtttatgatgcgcgacccatcacaaacagttcacgattatagaagcagacaatcacacacatttacttttcctcgacTATATGCGATTCGATGTAAGAGCGCATATGGTTGTTCCTATAAAACTGTATGCGAAGCTTGAATACATCCCACATGATTCATCCGTCGTACCCGTGTCAGATGAAGACCTATCGCACgcgttcttctatgaccaaacGTTTGCAATGCGCACAACATCATAAACAGTCCATAATTGCGTAGtctgtgtgataaggtgactttcgcaaacatttaataagaaagaactgtgtgcgatgctgttgttaatcGCACACATTTTTTCTTGGCCGATCATGTGTGCAGTAGAGATTAATTGCACATGTAGTGGATCCGAGAAAcctgtctgatctccacgtctatcgtaGATGTTTCGCTTTCACAAACCGTGTGTAGTGAAATCTCAAATTTAATCCCAAATTTAAAAATCATGTATTTTGAATTTGTAAGTatgcaatcacttatttcatatccaaccatgttattacaaatataggttcaaccatgaatgcataattcgatgcacatatacatatactgaagaactacagaagcaccaagtaaagaatgatgaaccatagttgtactaaagactgtaaagacataggcgaaagacattctggttgttggagaaggtgaagcggaatgcccatattgtgccctctcCGTGTGtaatgcacgcacgactctaggccaaccccttgtgatggctgcccgtccatccttcactgtctttaTTAGGACTTCTCAATGCTCATTGTAGTTTGGATGAAATACTTTCACCTTCTGCGTGTCCACTTTGCggggtaatcttgagtgaactgcttcgggaaccactacgaacgaaaaagattcagacattgttgtctaacaactcattatggacagtaaaaagagaaggctgcagagtttgtagttatcGTCCTACAGcgcactgttgtgttggatagagcataaaaaataatttgcttgccatcaTTCGTATCtatttgctaataatccttatcagtttcctcacttggtGCTTGTTCATAAATATCTcgttgccccatacgcaaaaagggtggaggcgtggatccttgccaagggcatatgtacctacaagcaacaagtcaatattagaagctaacaagcgTCCAGGCCTGAatttatatgcactacattatggaacgacgggggagtacaagccgaggaatgaaactaacctcggcaGAAAATGGTGGGCAcacccgttgttgtcctgcataagtagtgtaaaagcatgataagtacaacaaccttagcataaaaaaatatagcaaagataaacaacatcatctccaaatgatagcttgaatgtgttggtttcagcatgctgttaaagaagatataaaatggaaggcaatgttacatACAACAGGCTTAACAGTCATCAAATATtgtaattcaaactggtattgttaaAAATGAATAGAATgcaggtaatgcttaaacatcacactggataaatgtgtaaatcTGAAATAAAGGGCATGCGTTAAGTACAATAGGCATAACTAGAACCAAATATAGTCGTTTAAACTGGTATTGATGCAATCGagtggcacagttccgacttgcacataatgaacatcacattATGAATGACTAAAATAAACAAGACATAAATGTCAATATAACAATCAAACATAGCTATTGAAAActagacagagtctcactgcaaccaacctaacaagcaaatatagataaacagggcatatgcttgaaaattggacaaatgctcactgcaaccaacctaacaagcaaatacagataaacatggcatctgcttgaaaactggacaaacgCTCATTgtaaccaacctaacaaccaaatacagataaacaaggcatctgcttgataactggacaaatgctcactgcaaccaacctaagaaccaaatatagataaacaaggcatctgcttgataactggaaaaatgcccattacaaccaacctaacaaccaaatacagataaacatggcatatactcactataaacaaccaaatatagccattcgtgaaact is from Triticum aestivum cultivar Chinese Spring chromosome 3A, IWGSC CS RefSeq v2.1, whole genome shotgun sequence and encodes:
- the LOC123059774 gene encoding disease resistance protein Pik-2 is translated as MGDPMVSSSTGAMNSLLDKLGVLENQYPDLAEGVRESLMSLSDVLHSFARQRMRNSLINEWMLQVREVVYDMEDWIDGDPSKAKLDDVEEQIEEFKAQIQGARDRCTRYGLLSSTTPSTSTTCPLQDDAETRESVAMDPKLLHGEAPCRLVGSDEPRNVLVNYLMVQEERRKVVCIVGTGGIGKSTLATGIYRQLQGQFSCGAFVHLGRNPSVKTTLISILKQVMPDWHCEEYLWNGYNSEDMEAWDEKKVINKLWAFLKTKSYFVVLVDMRSISTWKKISCALPNKDKSADRILITTCTKDVAESCCIHPSDFVHPMERLSEKDSKTLFHSKVPVSEQHRLLEVSDDMLEMCGGGVPLAITITAALLSRKSACLPPDQCHSTPQWMRKVLEISYDDLPLPLKSCFLYLSAFPGNRTIKKDHLIRRWEAEGLIAKRDGESLWETGESYFNELINRRLIQPAFDDNNDEPTGCTVHGVVLDFMESLTAEENFTTEGGKLKCGLFPYERVRRICLDCGEEDEGDALFSSKYYCSLEQKSREEDSTSEESSVCDQDKAISLHLSQVRSFAFCGDVGRIPDLYHFKLVRVLDLSDVKRLHNKQLGSIGSLSLLRYLALGGADVTELPQQIMELDHLSTLDLRQTEVNELPEFKGTGKLACLLANGLTIRGQGGGMGEMEKLEELSTVCLGGDGSLADNVAGLVRKLMRLRMLGVRFRITYNNTAEEAERQGIKHLVEEVGKSNLQFLFLDEYPHRLLDLLVDCWSHVRPRYLRKFELRLDWLLCPLKVPQEISFLVDLTHLHIGVSIVDAEGVSALGGLPKLVLLKFHSLRPQHVYGLTGEPQSPARLSVSSKDGFQRLKVFWYVCEHGAWTGLQFEEGSMPHLRRLLIDFQSSEDTDHFVLGIQHFSCLVQVRATIYCEPTSTTVSAAETHIRDQVSQNPNNPLLEFNRKRRGRLVRRLGPLSNVKEQPSAVIKIRSLDDWTMMIEQDNKLLVIEFTASWCGASSIIAPFFAHLANRFPDAIFLEVDIDDMKYIAEAYEVDGAPMFLFMNKREVKDTLRGAHKEELLEKIQLQMARLVDK